In one window of Duganella dendranthematis DNA:
- a CDS encoding D-isomer specific 2-hydroxyacid dehydrogenase family protein, protein MSAVKNDLIVASQFDPKVNALLAQRTGLAVRDVAPGPLTALPPGADVLFALPAPKGQSLLEVPAPQGWSDVQWVQLASVGIDYYPNWLFNGPVVTSARGTASIAIAEYVLAAIFTAAKRIPEIWLEQSNDWRRIQLGLVQGTTLGLYGFGSIGQALAQRALVLGIKVVALRRSDAPFEVAGVERVESLEDLVQRSDHLVLAAPSTADTHHAISRASLTHARPNLHLINIARGNLVDHQALLDALNEGRIALATLDVTDPEPLPAGHAFYGHPRVRLSPHISPSTDQIVPALIDKFVLNLDRFRSGQPLTDVVDTARGY, encoded by the coding sequence ATGAGCGCAGTGAAGAATGATTTGATCGTAGCCAGCCAGTTCGACCCCAAGGTCAACGCGCTGCTGGCCCAGCGTACCGGCCTTGCGGTGCGCGATGTGGCGCCCGGTCCGCTGACCGCATTGCCGCCGGGTGCGGACGTGCTGTTTGCCTTGCCTGCGCCAAAAGGCCAGTCCTTGCTGGAGGTGCCGGCGCCGCAAGGCTGGAGCGACGTGCAGTGGGTGCAGCTGGCCTCCGTCGGCATCGACTACTACCCGAACTGGCTGTTCAACGGCCCGGTGGTGACGTCGGCGCGCGGCACGGCGTCGATCGCCATCGCCGAATACGTGCTGGCGGCGATCTTCACTGCCGCCAAGCGCATTCCGGAAATCTGGCTGGAGCAGTCCAACGACTGGCGCCGCATCCAGCTTGGGCTGGTGCAGGGCACCACGCTTGGCCTGTACGGCTTTGGCTCCATCGGCCAGGCGCTGGCGCAACGCGCGCTGGTGTTGGGCATCAAGGTGGTGGCGTTGCGCCGCTCCGATGCGCCGTTTGAGGTGGCCGGCGTGGAGCGCGTGGAATCGCTGGAGGACCTGGTGCAGCGTTCGGACCATCTGGTGCTGGCTGCGCCATCGACTGCGGACACGCACCACGCGATCAGCCGCGCCTCGCTGACGCATGCCCGGCCGAATCTTCACCTGATCAATATCGCGCGCGGCAACCTGGTCGATCACCAGGCCTTGCTCGATGCGCTGAACGAGGGACGCATCGCGCTGGCAACGCTGGATGTAACTGATCCGGAGCCGCTGCCGGCCGGCCACGCGTTCTACGGCCATCCGCGCGTGCGCCTGTCGCCGCACATTTCGCCCAGCACCGACCAGATCGTGCCCGCACTGATCGACAAGTTTGTGCTGAACCTGGACCGCTTCCGCAGCGGGCAACCATTGACCGACGTGGTGGATACCGCGCGCGGCTACTGA
- a CDS encoding TonB-dependent receptor plug domain-containing protein → MNQPQSNRPRRLPLALAISLVYAVSPVWAADGDDAISAAPAAAVAIQDVVVTGTRDTQRSAAESLSPIDVISAKDLQRTGQTDLRDALVKLLPSVNRLAQTGDAANLTSALTLRGLSPNHVLLLVNGKRRHTSANITADAGSQQGATPVDIDLIPVSAVDHIEVLRDGAAAQYGSDAIAGVINIILKNGSSGGSLTLTSGEYYKHDGFTLGGATDAGIPLGEDGFLHLSAEYRRHEHSFRSGADERTGTFANKTLGDPQIRRESFGANAGINLTKDIEAYAFATVAHRSGGSYQNYRLPSRVPAIYPNGFTPVETSNETDGGITAGIKGADLAGWRWDLSANYGTDNVKIGMVDSANTDLYAATGATPTSFHLSQFQNTQQAVNGDIARSFDTGALPAALSVALGSEFRRETYEIGAGDAASYYGSGAQALPGLSPVSAGKHSRNIGAAYADLSTKFTKEWEGELAGRYEHYSDAGSARNAKLSTRYEFTPRVALRATASTGFRAPSLAQEYYTSLAVSPTTAGGQLAVNSDAARKLGATPLRPEKSRSYNLGLVAEPVDNLHLTLDAYRIDIRDRIVQGGTYSGQAAIDALTGAGISLPSGLSSVSANYFANGVNTRTQGLDLVASYPTNLGNAGRIDWDVSANINNSKVTKVGIDGNGKTLLNAQQIGYLTTATPKNKLIVGGAWTLDQWSVSLHATRYGKTATEATFYSGPNIYSTSVFNHIENDPKTITDLELRYAVTKKLQIAGGANNLFNVYPTKVPAASRYLGVYQYDTAAAQIPFNGGYYYLRASYKF, encoded by the coding sequence ATGAATCAACCGCAATCGAATCGACCGCGCCGCCTGCCGTTAGCGCTAGCCATCTCCCTGGTGTACGCCGTCTCGCCCGTATGGGCAGCCGATGGTGATGACGCCATCTCCGCCGCACCGGCAGCCGCCGTCGCTATCCAGGACGTGGTGGTCACCGGCACCCGCGACACCCAGCGTTCGGCCGCCGAAAGCCTGAGCCCCATCGACGTGATCAGCGCCAAGGACTTGCAGCGCACCGGCCAGACCGACCTGCGCGACGCGCTGGTCAAGCTGCTGCCATCGGTGAACCGCCTGGCGCAAACCGGCGACGCCGCCAACCTGACCAGCGCCCTGACGCTGCGCGGCCTGAGTCCCAATCACGTACTGCTGCTGGTGAACGGCAAGCGCCGTCACACCTCGGCCAATATCACCGCCGATGCCGGCTCGCAGCAAGGCGCGACGCCGGTCGATATCGACCTGATTCCCGTCAGCGCCGTCGACCACATCGAAGTGCTGCGCGACGGCGCCGCCGCCCAATACGGCTCCGACGCAATTGCGGGCGTAATCAACATCATCCTGAAAAACGGCAGCAGCGGCGGCAGCCTGACCCTGACCAGCGGCGAATACTACAAGCATGACGGCTTTACGCTGGGCGGCGCCACCGACGCCGGCATCCCGCTGGGCGAAGACGGCTTTCTGCACCTCAGCGCAGAATACCGCCGCCATGAACACAGCTTCCGCAGCGGCGCGGATGAACGCACCGGCACCTTTGCCAACAAGACGCTGGGCGATCCGCAGATACGCCGCGAGTCGTTTGGCGCCAACGCCGGCATCAATCTCACCAAGGATATCGAGGCCTACGCCTTCGCCACGGTGGCGCACCGTTCCGGCGGCAGCTACCAGAACTACCGTCTGCCATCGCGCGTGCCGGCCATCTACCCAAACGGCTTTACGCCGGTGGAGACCAGTAACGAGACCGACGGTGGCATCACCGCCGGCATCAAGGGCGCCGACCTGGCAGGCTGGCGCTGGGACTTGAGCGCCAACTACGGCACCGACAACGTCAAGATCGGCATGGTCGATTCGGCCAATACCGATTTGTACGCGGCCACCGGCGCGACGCCGACCAGCTTCCACCTGTCGCAATTCCAGAACACGCAGCAGGCAGTGAACGGCGACATCGCGCGCTCCTTCGATACCGGCGCCCTGCCGGCGGCGTTGAGCGTGGCGCTGGGCTCCGAGTTCCGCCGCGAGACCTATGAAATCGGCGCCGGCGATGCGGCTTCGTACTATGGCAGCGGCGCGCAAGCCTTGCCCGGCCTGTCGCCGGTCAGCGCCGGCAAGCACTCGCGCAATATCGGCGCGGCGTATGCCGACTTGTCCACCAAATTCACCAAGGAGTGGGAGGGCGAACTGGCCGGCCGCTACGAGCATTACAGCGACGCCGGCAGCGCCCGCAACGCCAAGCTGTCCACCCGCTACGAGTTCACGCCGCGCGTGGCCTTGCGCGCCACCGCCAGCACCGGCTTTCGCGCGCCATCGCTGGCGCAGGAGTATTACACCAGCCTCGCGGTATCGCCAACCACAGCCGGCGGCCAGCTGGCGGTGAACTCGGATGCTGCGCGCAAGCTGGGCGCCACGCCGCTGCGTCCTGAGAAATCGCGCAGCTACAATCTGGGCCTGGTGGCGGAGCCGGTCGACAATCTGCACCTGACGCTGGACGCCTACCGTATCGACATCCGCGACCGCATCGTGCAGGGCGGTACTTACAGCGGTCAGGCGGCCATCGACGCGCTGACCGGCGCCGGCATATCGCTGCCGAGCGGCCTGTCTTCGGTTAGCGCCAACTACTTCGCCAACGGCGTCAATACGCGCACCCAGGGGCTAGACCTGGTGGCCAGCTATCCGACCAACCTGGGTAACGCCGGCCGCATCGACTGGGACGTCAGCGCCAACATCAACAACAGCAAGGTGACCAAGGTTGGCATCGACGGCAATGGCAAGACGCTACTCAACGCCCAGCAGATCGGGTACCTGACCACCGCGACGCCCAAGAACAAGCTGATTGTCGGCGGTGCGTGGACACTGGACCAGTGGAGCGTGAGCCTGCACGCCACCCGATACGGCAAGACCGCCACCGAAGCGACGTTCTATTCTGGTCCGAATATCTATTCGACCTCGGTGTTCAATCACATTGAAAACGATCCGAAGACGATCACCGATCTGGAACTGCGCTACGCTGTGACCAAAAAGCTGCAGATTGCGGGCGGCGCCAATAATCTGTTCAACGTCTATCCAACCAAGGTGCCGGCGGCTAGCCGTTACCTCGGCGTGTATCAGTACGATACAGCGGCGGCGCAGATTCCGTTCAATGGCGGGTATTACTACCTGCGCGCCAGCTACAAGTTCTGA
- a CDS encoding ABC transporter ATP-binding protein → MPTISLNLPGLGLKARNDGAEAQHDTPALPRSPVQARQLSKRFGANTVLDDLDLDIRAGEFVALLGRSGSGKTTLLRALAGLDRISSGTLDVPQARAAVFQEPRLMPWKRAWRNVTLGLKIHQPRERALAALEEVGLAHRENAWPSTLSGGEAQRVALARALVREPQLLLLDEPFAALDALTRIRMHQLILSLWRQHRPSVLLVTHDVDEAVLLADRVLVLEKGRIAADIAITQQRPRSADAPQFQKVRAQLLQLLGVEIEAPGEAQPEPQTPTPIIAPFNFSNFSI, encoded by the coding sequence ATGCCAACGATTTCCCTGAACCTGCCGGGCCTGGGCCTGAAAGCGCGCAACGACGGCGCCGAGGCGCAGCACGATACGCCGGCGCTGCCGCGCAGCCCTGTGCAGGCGCGCCAGCTGAGCAAGCGCTTTGGCGCCAACACCGTTCTGGATGACCTGGACCTGGACATCCGCGCCGGCGAATTCGTCGCGCTGCTGGGCCGCAGCGGCTCCGGCAAGACCACGCTGCTGCGCGCACTGGCAGGACTGGACCGCATCAGCTCCGGCACGTTGGATGTGCCGCAAGCCCGCGCCGCCGTGTTCCAGGAGCCGCGCCTGATGCCGTGGAAGCGCGCCTGGCGCAACGTCACGCTCGGGCTGAAGATACACCAGCCACGCGAACGCGCGCTGGCCGCGCTGGAAGAAGTGGGGCTGGCGCACCGCGAAAACGCCTGGCCATCCACGCTGTCCGGCGGCGAAGCGCAGCGTGTGGCGCTGGCCCGCGCGCTGGTGCGCGAACCGCAGTTGCTGCTGCTGGACGAACCCTTCGCGGCGCTGGATGCGCTGACCCGCATCCGCATGCACCAGCTAATTCTCTCGCTGTGGCGCCAGCATCGCCCGTCCGTGCTGCTGGTGACGCACGATGTGGACGAAGCCGTGCTGCTGGCCGACCGCGTGCTGGTGCTGGAGAAGGGCCGCATTGCCGCCGACATCGCCATCACCCAGCAACGCCCGCGCAGCGCTGACGCGCCGCAGTTCCAGAAAGTGCGCGCGCAGTTGCTGCAATTGCTGGGCGTCGAAATCGAAGCGCCGGGCGAAGCGCAGCCGGAACCACAGACGCCGACGCCAATTATCGCGCCGTTCAACTTCAGTAACTTCTCGATCTGA
- a CDS encoding LLM class flavin-dependent oxidoreductase has product MSIEFIGFSATQETSETVLPQGPVVNKSFLGAVARAHEYAGFDRVLVAHSSASVDGFQVASYIASQTDKLGILLAHRPGFVSPTLAARQFATLDHFSDGRLAVHVISGGDDTEQQRDGDFLDHDQRYQRTDEYLDVVKKTWTSDGPFDHDGPLYHFKGQNAGVRPVRDQHVPVYFGGSSDAAIEVAGKHADVYALWGESLAQVADTIARVRAAAAKHGRADKIRFSLSLRPVLAETEEKAWAKADAILATATERVKQNVHFNKRPQDPQNAGSKRLLETAAQGKVVDERLWTGIAALTKASGNSTGLVGTPEQVRDALVKYWEIGVTTFLIRGFDPIQDALQYGRELIPLVRAVIAEREAQDQRLAA; this is encoded by the coding sequence ATGAGTATCGAGTTTATCGGCTTTAGCGCCACCCAGGAAACCTCGGAAACCGTTCTGCCGCAAGGCCCGGTCGTCAACAAGAGCTTTCTCGGCGCGGTAGCGCGCGCGCACGAATATGCGGGCTTCGACCGCGTGCTGGTGGCGCACAGCAGCGCCTCGGTGGACGGCTTCCAGGTCGCGTCCTATATCGCTTCGCAGACCGACAAGCTGGGCATCCTGCTGGCGCATCGTCCGGGCTTTGTGTCGCCGACGCTGGCGGCACGCCAGTTCGCCACGCTGGATCACTTCAGCGACGGCCGCCTGGCAGTCCACGTCATCAGCGGCGGAGACGACACCGAGCAGCAGCGCGACGGCGACTTCCTCGACCACGACCAGCGCTACCAGCGTACCGACGAATACCTGGACGTGGTGAAGAAGACCTGGACCTCCGACGGTCCGTTCGACCACGACGGCCCGCTGTACCACTTCAAAGGCCAGAACGCCGGCGTGCGTCCGGTGCGCGACCAGCATGTACCGGTGTATTTCGGCGGCTCGTCCGACGCCGCGATTGAAGTAGCCGGCAAACACGCCGACGTCTACGCGCTGTGGGGTGAATCGCTGGCGCAGGTGGCCGACACCATCGCTCGCGTGCGCGCCGCAGCCGCCAAGCATGGCCGCGCCGACAAGATCCGTTTCAGCCTGTCGCTGCGTCCAGTGCTGGCGGAGACTGAAGAGAAGGCATGGGCCAAGGCCGACGCGATTCTCGCCACCGCCACCGAACGGGTGAAACAGAACGTCCACTTTAACAAGCGCCCGCAAGACCCGCAGAACGCCGGCTCCAAGCGCCTGCTGGAGACGGCTGCACAAGGCAAGGTGGTGGACGAGCGCCTGTGGACCGGCATCGCCGCGCTGACCAAGGCATCCGGTAACTCGACTGGCCTGGTCGGCACGCCGGAGCAGGTGCGCGATGCGCTGGTCAAATACTGGGAGATCGGCGTGACCACCTTCCTGATCCGCGGCTTCGATCCGATCCAGGACGCGCTGCAATACGGCCGGGAACTGATCCCGCTGGTACGCGCGGTCATCGCCGAACGCGAAGCGCAGGACCAGCGCCTGGCAGCTTAA
- a CDS encoding acyl-CoA dehydrogenase family protein, which yields MTSVLRLPIAEHSHQLDSPEFAALLDTLTAEFAATAEQHDRDGSFPHRNFDRLHELGLLGLTVPRAQGGLGANLAQTTRVIAAVARGEPSTALVLTMQYLHHASGRGAKWPQHLLHRVTEETLRDGALINALRVEPELGTPARGGLPGTLARRTPEGWRISGRKIYSTGIPRLTWLAVWARSDDAEPLVGSWLVRHDTPGITINEIWDHLGMRATGSHEVVFDDVLVPLDHAVDVSPASAPPELDASLLLWMSVLLAAIYDAVSRNARDWLASWLEERVPANLGAPLSSLPRFQESLGQLDAWLFSSRVILDAAANGAVPPSDAFRIKYLVTNTAIQVVEKAIELSGNPGLSRANPLERYYRDVLCSRIHTPQNDTILINSGRAAFAARAAAKKASPAGVAGISTITAKDAS from the coding sequence ATGACCTCCGTCCTCCGCTTGCCTATCGCAGAACACAGCCACCAGTTGGACAGCCCGGAATTTGCCGCGCTGCTGGACACGCTGACCGCCGAATTTGCCGCCACCGCCGAACAGCATGACCGTGATGGCAGCTTCCCGCACCGGAATTTCGATCGCCTGCACGAACTGGGCCTGCTCGGCCTGACCGTGCCGCGCGCGCAGGGTGGCCTGGGTGCCAACCTGGCGCAGACCACGCGCGTGATCGCCGCCGTGGCGCGTGGCGAACCATCCACCGCGCTGGTGCTGACCATGCAATATCTTCACCACGCATCCGGCCGGGGCGCCAAATGGCCGCAGCACCTGCTGCATCGGGTGACCGAAGAGACGCTGCGTGACGGCGCCTTGATCAACGCGCTGCGCGTCGAGCCGGAACTCGGCACGCCGGCACGCGGTGGCCTGCCTGGCACCTTGGCCAGACGCACACCGGAGGGCTGGCGCATCAGCGGTCGCAAGATCTACTCGACCGGGATTCCCCGACTGACCTGGCTGGCCGTGTGGGCCCGCAGCGACGATGCCGAGCCGCTGGTAGGCAGCTGGCTGGTACGTCACGACACGCCCGGCATCACCATCAACGAAATCTGGGACCATCTGGGCATGCGCGCCACCGGCAGTCACGAAGTCGTGTTCGATGATGTGCTGGTGCCGCTCGATCACGCGGTGGACGTATCGCCCGCCAGCGCCCCGCCTGAGCTGGATGCATCGCTGCTGCTTTGGATGTCGGTGCTGCTGGCCGCCATCTACGACGCGGTGTCCCGCAATGCGCGCGACTGGCTGGCCAGCTGGCTGGAAGAGCGCGTGCCGGCCAATCTTGGCGCACCCTTATCCAGCCTGCCGCGCTTTCAGGAGTCACTGGGCCAGCTGGACGCCTGGCTGTTTTCCAGCCGCGTGATTCTGGACGCCGCCGCCAACGGCGCGGTGCCGCCGTCGGACGCGTTTCGTATCAAATACCTGGTCACCAATACGGCGATCCAGGTGGTGGAAAAGGCGATTGAGCTGAGTGGCAATCCCGGCCTGTCGCGTGCCAATCCGCTGGAACGCTACTACCGTGATGTGCTGTGCAGCCGCATCCACACGCCGCAGAACGACACCATTCTGATTAACAGTGGCCGCGCCGCCTTCGCCGCGCGCGCCGCCGCCAAAAAAGCTTCCCCCGCCGGCGTCGCCGGTATTTCAACCATCACCGCAAAGGACGCATCATGA
- a CDS encoding LysR family transcriptional regulator, whose amino-acid sequence MKIDDISAFVAVVRNQSVSAAAEALGLTQSAITRRVQNLEHALGVELLDRSVKPPKPSAMGRQVFDQAGKVLQEVDRLRGLVQVDHAPTGVFRIGVIQTIGDVVLLDTLQKLNRTFKDLHTEVSSGWGSQLVERVANAEIDAAVALFPATKVLPDGLSGRALGRIELVVVAKRDTMPKRSYKLREIFGTGWVLNPDGCGFRAGLARALAEQGLSFKINLETFGTDLQLGLAASGIGLGLMPRPILERSRHRAHLDIVNVSDFKPVLDIWLVQPLQPGPVQHAIDFFAQAVEHAFAESPLKVVAR is encoded by the coding sequence ATGAAAATAGATGACATCAGCGCCTTCGTGGCAGTGGTGCGCAACCAGTCGGTAAGCGCTGCGGCCGAGGCCCTGGGGCTGACCCAGTCCGCCATCACCCGGCGCGTGCAGAATCTGGAACACGCGCTGGGCGTAGAACTGCTGGACCGCAGCGTCAAGCCGCCCAAGCCCAGCGCCATGGGCCGGCAGGTGTTCGACCAGGCAGGCAAGGTGCTGCAGGAAGTCGATCGCCTGCGCGGCCTGGTGCAGGTCGATCATGCGCCGACCGGCGTATTCCGCATCGGCGTGATCCAGACCATCGGCGACGTGGTGCTGCTCGATACCCTGCAAAAGCTGAACCGCACCTTCAAGGATCTGCACACGGAAGTGTCTTCCGGCTGGGGTTCGCAACTGGTGGAGCGGGTGGCCAATGCGGAAATCGACGCGGCGGTAGCGCTGTTCCCCGCCACCAAAGTGCTGCCGGACGGCCTGTCCGGCCGCGCGCTGGGCCGCATCGAGCTGGTGGTGGTAGCCAAGAGGGACACGATGCCGAAGCGGAGCTACAAGCTGCGCGAGATTTTCGGCACCGGCTGGGTGCTCAATCCGGACGGCTGCGGCTTCCGCGCCGGTCTGGCGCGGGCGCTGGCGGAGCAGGGCCTGTCGTTCAAGATTAATCTGGAGACCTTCGGCACCGACTTGCAGCTTGGCCTGGCGGCCAGCGGTATCGGTCTGGGGTTGATGCCGCGTCCTATCCTGGAACGCAGCCGGCATCGCGCCCACCTCGATATCGTCAACGTCTCGGACTTCAAGCCGGTGCTGGACATCTGGCTGGTACAGCCCTTGCAACCGGGCCCGGTACAGCATGCGATCGACTTCTTCGCGCAGGCTGTGGAGCATGCGTTCGCCGAATCGCCGCTCAAAGTTGTCGCAAGATAA
- a CDS encoding ABC transporter permease → MSVSSLAYGAAPATAGRLRIQHNLLISVFRRAIGPLVLLAIWETASRTGILPERILAAPSQIFTTLGELIASGEMGSNVLVSLQRVLIGMAVSLPLGVALALIAGLSRQGEVAVDSSMQMARTVPFLGLVPLFILWFGIGEFTKIVLIAYATTFPMYLSLYSGIRGVDSKLVEAARLFGLSYPQQIVHVILPGALPSFLIGLRYSLGVSWLSLVVVEQINATAGLGYLINNARDFMRTDVIVVCLIVYSLLGLATDLLVRGIEHYALAWRPTFIKD, encoded by the coding sequence ATGTCGGTTTCCTCTTTAGCATACGGCGCCGCACCAGCAACTGCGGGCCGTCTGCGAATCCAGCACAATCTCCTGATCTCCGTTTTTCGCCGCGCCATCGGTCCGCTGGTGCTGCTGGCGATATGGGAGACCGCATCGCGCACCGGCATCCTGCCGGAACGTATTCTGGCCGCGCCATCGCAGATTTTTACCACGCTGGGGGAGTTGATCGCCTCCGGTGAAATGGGCAGCAATGTGCTGGTGTCGCTGCAGCGTGTCCTGATCGGCATGGCCGTATCGCTGCCGCTGGGCGTGGCGCTGGCGCTGATCGCCGGCCTGTCGCGCCAGGGCGAAGTGGCGGTCGACTCCAGCATGCAGATGGCGCGCACCGTGCCCTTCCTCGGGCTGGTGCCGCTGTTCATCCTGTGGTTCGGCATCGGCGAATTTACCAAGATCGTGCTGATCGCCTATGCCACCACGTTCCCGATGTACCTGTCGCTGTACAGCGGCATTCGCGGTGTCGACTCCAAGCTGGTGGAAGCCGCGCGCCTGTTTGGCCTGAGCTACCCGCAGCAGATCGTGCATGTGATCCTGCCGGGCGCCTTGCCGTCCTTCCTGATTGGCCTGCGCTACTCGCTGGGCGTCAGCTGGCTGTCGCTGGTGGTGGTGGAGCAGATTAACGCCACGGCGGGTCTGGGCTACCTGATTAACAACGCCCGTGACTTCATGCGCACCGATGTCATCGTCGTCTGCTTGATCGTCTACAGCCTGCTGGGTCTCGCCACCGACTTGCTGGTGCGCGGCATCGAACACTACGCGCTGGCCTGGCGTCCGACTTTCATCAAGGATTGA
- a CDS encoding flavin monoamine oxidase family protein → MTVTRRTFLMQLAATSGYTAAAAAMATLGLGASTIAAAAVQNPPLQLAPGSGKGVKVLVLGAGIAGLVSAYELRKAGYQVQLIEARDRVGGRNWTIRNGTRIEYEDGATQVADFEPGHYFNAGPARLPSHHQTILGYCREFGVELEAEVNTSRSAYFLPDAAKGGQPIQLRRAVNDARGHVAELLARATNKGALDQELSTDDRVKLVDFLKVYGDLTPQAEFKGSERSGYKVYPGAAEQVGERNEPLPLEALLDPDLWTALIFDELLIFQPTMLQPVGGMDRIPYAFHQRLKDVSRLNTEVKSIRNKDKGVDVVVRDRTTGKQQTLSADYAIVTFPLPVLAKVETNFAPDVQQAINSVHYDTASKIAWQSRRFWETEAQIYGGISVVKAETGLIWYPSGGFHKKTGVLVGCYNISQAARDFTAQPLSAQFAVSRDVIDRVHPGRGVELKNPVSVAWHKVPYSLGSWVHWATPDEKEYTRLNQPEGRVHFAGEYLSQIGAWQEGAALSGHHAIAAIARRIAS, encoded by the coding sequence ATGACCGTAACGCGCAGAACATTCCTGATGCAGCTGGCCGCCACCAGTGGCTACACCGCTGCCGCAGCCGCCATGGCCACACTGGGCCTGGGCGCCTCCACCATCGCCGCCGCAGCTGTCCAGAACCCGCCGTTGCAACTGGCGCCAGGCTCCGGCAAGGGCGTCAAGGTGCTGGTGCTGGGCGCCGGCATCGCCGGCTTGGTGTCGGCCTACGAACTGCGCAAGGCCGGCTATCAGGTCCAGCTGATTGAAGCGCGGGACCGTGTCGGTGGCCGCAACTGGACCATCCGCAACGGCACCCGCATCGAATACGAAGACGGTGCCACGCAGGTTGCGGATTTCGAACCGGGCCACTACTTCAACGCCGGACCGGCGCGCCTGCCCAGCCATCACCAGACGATACTTGGCTACTGCCGCGAATTCGGTGTGGAGCTGGAAGCGGAAGTGAACACCAGTCGCAGCGCCTACTTCCTGCCGGATGCGGCCAAGGGCGGCCAGCCGATCCAGCTACGCCGCGCGGTGAACGATGCGCGCGGCCACGTCGCTGAATTGCTGGCGCGCGCCACCAACAAGGGTGCGCTGGATCAGGAGCTAAGCACTGACGACCGCGTCAAGCTGGTCGACTTTCTCAAGGTGTACGGCGACCTGACGCCGCAGGCGGAATTCAAGGGTAGCGAACGCTCCGGCTACAAGGTCTATCCCGGCGCGGCAGAGCAGGTAGGAGAGCGCAACGAACCGCTGCCGCTCGAAGCGTTGCTCGACCCGGACCTGTGGACTGCGCTGATCTTCGATGAGCTGCTGATCTTCCAGCCAACCATGCTGCAACCGGTGGGTGGCATGGATCGCATTCCCTATGCCTTCCATCAACGCCTGAAAGACGTCTCGCGCCTGAACACGGAAGTGAAATCGATCCGCAACAAGGACAAGGGCGTGGACGTGGTGGTGCGCGACCGCACCACAGGCAAGCAGCAAACGCTGTCGGCGGACTACGCTATCGTCACCTTCCCCTTGCCGGTACTGGCCAAGGTGGAGACCAACTTCGCGCCGGATGTGCAGCAGGCCATCAACAGCGTCCACTACGACACCGCCAGCAAAATCGCCTGGCAGTCGCGCCGTTTCTGGGAGACGGAAGCGCAGATCTATGGCGGCATCTCGGTGGTGAAAGCCGAAACGGGCTTGATCTGGTACCCGAGCGGCGGTTTCCACAAGAAGACCGGTGTGCTGGTCGGCTGCTACAACATCAGTCAGGCCGCGCGCGACTTCACTGCGCAGCCATTGAGCGCGCAGTTCGCCGTGTCGCGCGATGTGATCGACCGAGTGCATCCTGGCCGTGGCGTTGAGCTGAAGAATCCCGTCAGCGTGGCCTGGCACAAAGTGCCTTACAGCCTGGGCTCCTGGGTGCACTGGGCCACGCCGGACGAGAAGGAATACACACGTCTCAATCAGCCGGAAGGCCGCGTGCACTTCGCCGGCGAGTATCTGAGCCAGATCGGCGCATGGCAGGAGGGCGCCGCCTTGTCCGGCCACCACGCTATCGCCGCCATCGCCCGTCGCATCGCCTCTTAA
- a CDS encoding Rid family hydrolase, with protein MKTSLLLAAMLIAAPVVHAQQIKRTPIPNSNFPISVAVSVPAGADTVYFSGVLPETTDGDTQAQTHSVLTRLKAALANEGLTFADVVSLRVFLVGDPRLDNKLDFKGLNASFGQFFGTAEQPNKPARTALQVVALPQPGALVEIDLIAARVKK; from the coding sequence ATGAAAACCTCTTTACTGCTCGCCGCAATGTTGATCGCAGCACCTGTCGTCCACGCACAACAGATCAAACGTACCCCCATCCCCAACTCCAACTTCCCGATCTCGGTCGCCGTCAGCGTGCCGGCCGGCGCGGACACCGTCTACTTCAGTGGCGTGCTGCCGGAAACGACCGACGGCGACACGCAAGCGCAAACGCACTCCGTGCTCACGCGATTGAAAGCCGCACTGGCCAACGAAGGACTGACCTTTGCGGACGTGGTCTCGCTGCGCGTGTTCTTGGTCGGCGATCCCAGGCTAGATAACAAGCTCGATTTCAAAGGGCTGAACGCTTCCTTCGGCCAGTTCTTCGGCACCGCCGAACAACCGAACAAGCCAGCCCGCACGGCGCTGCAAGTGGTCGCGCTGCCACAGCCTGGCGCGCTGGTCGAAATCGACCTGATCGCCGCCCGCGTCAAAAAATAA